The following proteins come from a genomic window of Acidobacteriota bacterium:
- a CDS encoding aspartate kinase, whose amino-acid sequence MRVLKFGGSSLAARAALAEVPAIVDRARRRGPVVVVVSALAGVTDSLAAASEMAGAGVVEMVEQRYRRALAFVTDGRGDQEAEVALGEVFQALARDLGAGDPGSRGLALAIPPAARRDAILAAGERASVALVTAVLRHRGLTALPFPRPPIVTDSSFGDAVVDRAATRQQAQQDLGRAPARTIPVVAGFLGRDRQGRTTTLGRNGSDYSAALLAGFLDAQQLEIWSDVDGLLSADPGIVPEAQSLGSLSYWEAQSLADAGARVLDRRTLRALRGRALPVVLRNALRVAHPGTRILPGQDRLRKPAFGLISGFRRRPVEASEALPPGGWLMRTAAGTRLLAEAAPDGDGDHSLLVALGPGAEVDGLRRLLELDDYPVSAWCGGPIVRLLVPTKAARSALRSLHRAVRGAALRSLGAASGG is encoded by the coding sequence ATGCGAGTGTTGAAATTCGGAGGAAGCTCATTGGCGGCGCGAGCCGCCTTGGCGGAAGTGCCGGCGATCGTCGACCGGGCCCGGCGGCGCGGTCCGGTGGTGGTGGTGGTGTCGGCCCTGGCGGGAGTGACGGACAGTCTGGCGGCGGCCTCCGAAATGGCCGGAGCCGGGGTCGTCGAGATGGTCGAGCAGCGCTATCGTCGGGCCTTGGCCTTCGTCACCGACGGCCGAGGAGACCAGGAGGCGGAGGTGGCCCTCGGCGAGGTTTTCCAGGCCCTGGCGAGGGATCTCGGCGCCGGCGATCCCGGCTCTCGTGGCCTGGCCCTGGCGATCCCGCCGGCGGCGCGTCGGGACGCCATCCTGGCGGCCGGGGAACGGGCGTCGGTGGCCTTGGTGACGGCGGTTCTGCGCCACCGCGGACTGACCGCCCTGCCCTTCCCCCGCCCTCCCATCGTGACCGACTCCTCCTTTGGCGACGCCGTCGTCGATCGAGCGGCGACACGACAGCAGGCGCAGCAAGATCTCGGCCGCGCGCCGGCGCGCACGATTCCGGTGGTGGCGGGCTTCCTCGGCCGCGACCGTCAGGGGCGCACCACCACCCTCGGTCGCAATGGCTCGGACTACTCGGCGGCGCTCCTCGCCGGCTTCCTCGATGCTCAGCAGCTCGAGATCTGGTCCGATGTCGATGGACTGCTCTCGGCGGACCCCGGGATCGTCCCGGAGGCGCAGTCCCTGGGATCACTCTCCTACTGGGAAGCGCAGTCCTTGGCCGATGCCGGCGCACGGGTGCTCGATCGGCGGACCCTGCGGGCCTTGCGGGGTCGGGCTCTGCCGGTCGTGCTGCGCAACGCCCTGCGGGTGGCTCACCCCGGGACGCGCATCCTGCCGGGCCAGGACCGCTTGCGCAAACCGGCGTTTGGTCTGATCTCGGGGTTTCGCCGGCGGCCGGTCGAGGCGAGCGAGGCGCTGCCGCCCGGAGGCTGGCTGATGCGCACGGCGGCGGGCACGCGGCTGCTCGCCGAGGCGGCTCCGGACGGCGATGGCGATCACAGCTTGCTGGTGGCCCTCGGACCCGGCGCCGAGGTCGATGGGCTGCGCCGTCTCCTCGAGCTCGACGACTATCCGGTGAGTGCCTGGTGCGGTGGTCCGATCGTCCGCTTGCTGGTGCCGACGAAGGCGGCGCGCTCGGCTCTGCGCTCCCTCCATCGGGCGGTGCGGGGCGCGGCTCTGCGCTCGTTGGGCGCGGCCTCCGGCGGCTAA
- the metX gene encoding homoserine O-acetyltransferase, whose product MTLHSVDTRTFESSQGLLLDSGERLASFRLAYRTWGQLDSRRSNAVLVCHALTGNADVDQWWPELLAEGRALDPRRDFVIASNVLGGCYGSTGPASPRPGCRRHYGPNFPHLTIRDMVRAQARLLEHLGVRRLSLVVGGSMGGMQVLEWAALYPQRVEAIAPICVSARHSPWCIAWSSAQRRAIETDPCWRGGWYCAEKGPEQGLAVARMMALVSYRSRQSFGRFEREERQPGYFQVESYLDYQGRKLVQRFDANSYMVLTRAMDRHDVGAGRGGVAAALGRLSQPALVVGVDSDVLYPVEEQRELHRRLPAGRLEILSSRHGHDGFLTEGRDLSERLAAFRRRLTKRSAA is encoded by the coding sequence ATGACCCTCCACTCTGTCGACACCCGCACCTTCGAGTCGTCCCAGGGGCTGCTCCTCGACAGTGGTGAGCGGCTGGCGTCGTTCCGCCTCGCCTATCGCACCTGGGGGCAGCTCGACTCGCGACGCTCGAATGCGGTGCTGGTCTGTCATGCCCTCACCGGCAACGCCGATGTCGACCAGTGGTGGCCGGAGCTGCTGGCCGAAGGGCGCGCCCTCGACCCGCGCCGCGACTTCGTGATCGCGAGCAATGTCCTGGGTGGCTGCTACGGCTCGACCGGACCGGCCAGCCCACGGCCGGGCTGCCGCCGCCACTACGGGCCCAACTTTCCACACCTCACCATTCGCGACATGGTGCGCGCCCAGGCCCGGCTGCTCGAGCATCTCGGGGTGCGGCGCCTGTCCCTGGTGGTGGGCGGCTCGATGGGGGGCATGCAGGTCCTCGAGTGGGCCGCCCTCTATCCCCAGCGGGTCGAGGCGATCGCGCCGATCTGCGTTTCGGCGCGGCACTCGCCTTGGTGCATCGCTTGGTCGTCGGCACAGCGCCGCGCGATCGAGACCGATCCCTGTTGGCGCGGCGGCTGGTACTGCGCCGAGAAGGGACCAGAGCAGGGTCTGGCGGTGGCTCGCATGATGGCCCTGGTGAGCTATCGCAGTCGGCAGAGCTTCGGGCGCTTCGAGCGCGAGGAACGGCAGCCCGGCTACTTCCAGGTCGAGAGCTATCTCGACTACCAGGGCCGCAAGCTGGTGCAGCGCTTCGACGCCAACAGTTACATGGTGCTGACGCGGGCGATGGACCGGCACGACGTCGGTGCCGGCCGCGGCGGCGTCGCTGCGGCCCTCGGACGCCTCTCCCAGCCAGCGCTGGTGGTGGGGGTCGACAGCGACGTGCTCTACCCCGTCGAGGAGCAGCGCGAGCTCCATCGCCGGCTGCCGGCGGGGCGCCTCGAAATCCTGTCGTCACGCCACGGGCACGACGGCTTCCTGACCGAAGGACGAGATCTCAGCGAGCGTTTGGCTGCCTTTCGGCGGCGGTTGACGAAGCGCTCGGCGGCCTGA